Genomic DNA from Terriglobia bacterium:
GGAACTGCTGACCTTTTTCGATTTTCCCCGGCATCTCTGGCGCAAGCTGCGCACCACCAACGCCATCGAGCGCTGCTTTGTGGAAGTCCGTCGCCGCACCCGGCCCATGGTCTGCTTCGTCAACGTCGAAAGCCTCGACCGCATCATCTATGCCATCTTCAATGGAATAAATGAGAAGTCTCAATGGAAAAACCGCACCCTCCACCTTTTTACACAAGCAGCTTGACATCACCAATCGAGGACAATTACTTGTAATTTTAAAGGTTGTGGGATAGCATTCCGCGACTGGTAAGCAGCCGTTCGCTCGGAGCGGTGATGGGAGGAATATATGGAACCGAAAGCCGCACCCAATAGGAAAAGTGCTCGTGCGGTTTTGATCGGCTTTGTAGCTTTGTTACTGCCAGCACTGGCCGTCGCGGGCCAGCAGCAGGCTGCACCGGAGAACACGCTGGTTCGAAGGCCCATAAAGGCTGTTGGCTATGAGGTGGGCGGCGGAGCAACCCGAGTTGATCTGGCTGGCACTCGGCTTATGCCAGGCGCCAACGGAGAAGCCAGGATTGAGGCCAAAAAGGGCGTAACAGATATTGAGGTCGCCATCACAGGCCTGATTCGGCCCGAGCAACTCGCCAGCGAATTCCTCACCTATGTCTTGTGGGCTGCGTCACCGGATGGCCGCACCATGAATCTGGGAGAAATCCAGGCCAGCAAGGCCGGGAATGGCCAAATCAAGGCTACCACGCAGTTTCAGACCTTCTCACTGTTTGTCACCGCCGAACCCTATTTTGCGGTCAGTCGCCCCAGTGAACTGATTGTCCTCGAGAACCAGCCTGGTAAATCCACCAAGGGCAAAATCTTTGAAGTTAAGGACTACCCTCTCCTGGAGCGCGGCCAGTATGAGAAACTAGGGAACCCACTGGCACTCTCGCTTGACCTCAAGCACGTCCCGCTGGAGATGTACGAGGCAAGAAACTCCGTGGAGATCGCCAAATCCCGCGACGCAGAAAAGTACGCCCCGGAAATCTTCACTAAGGCAGAGAGCAGCCTGAAAATGTCAGAGAACCTGCTGGCCAGGAAGGCAGGCAGGAAGCAGATCATCTCGCAGGCGAGGCAGACGGTGCAGTTTTCAGAGGACGCTCGCGCCCTGGCCGTAAAGCGCCAGGAAGCCGAGCGGATCGAACAGGCAAGCCAGGCTGCAGCCGCGAAGGCCCGAGCTGAAGCCGAGGCAAAGGCAGCGGCGCAAGCGGCGGAAGCCAAACGCCAGGCCGACGAGGAGGCCCAGCGTCAGGCGGAGCTGGCGGCAGCCAGAGAAGCGCAACTGAAGGCGGAAACCGAAGCCATTGCGGCAAAGGAAGCGGCAGCCCGGGCGCAAGCCCAAGTCTTGGCGGAGAAGGAAGCTGCGGCCCGGCAGGACGCCGAACGCGCCCGACAGGTAGCCCAAGCCCTTCGCGCCCAGTTATTGGACCAACTCAACGCGGTTCTCGAAACCCGCGACACGCCGCGAGGCCTGGTGGTGACCATGGCCGATGTGTTATTCGACACCGGGAAATACAACCTGCGCCCCGAAGCCCGCGAGCGGCTGGCCCGGCTCTCAGGAATCGTGTCATCGCATCCCGGGCTGGTTCTCCAAGTGGAAGGTCATACCGACAGCGTGGGAAGCGATGAATTCAACCAGAAGCTTTCCGAGCAGCGCGCTGAGGCGGTCCGCGGCTATCTCATCGGGCAGGGATTGGCCCAGAACACGATTTCGGCCGTGGGGCTCGGTAAAGCTATGCCGATTGCGGATAACAGCACCGCGGAAGGACGGCAGAAAAACCGCCGAGTGGAAATCATCGTGTCGGGCGAAGTGATTGGGGCGAAGATCGGTAGCAGCCATGGGCAGTCGAAACCCGACGGCCAGAGCGCACCCTAAGGCACGAATCGCGGGGCTGGGTGGTTAAGGCGGTAGCCCGACGCGGCGAACCAGGTCTTTGAATCTCGGGTCTGAGCGAATGGGATCCCAGGCTTGTTCCTGCTTGAGATACGCCGTCAGGAAATTGCGCTCCTCGTAGGCTCTGTCTAGCCAGGCGAAAGCATGGTCCCGGTCGCCCAAGTCGACATAAACCATCGCCAGCACTATCCTCGGAATGTATCTGTGCCTGGCCTCCTCTTCCAGCCCACCGACCCATTCGCGAAGGGCGGTCTTAAAGTCGCCATTGGCGAACCCGTCTGTTAGCGCATCGGCAAGCACGGGAAAGCCAGACAGGGCCATCGTCCTCTCCCATTCCCGAATGGCGTCGTCCTTTCTCCCAGAGGCTTCCAGACACTTCGCCAAATACCAGTGCCACCCGGCGTCTGTGGATTTTGTCTTGTCCAGGTAGTCCCGCATTTGTTCGACCTGGTCCTCAGAGCCGAAATTGGGAGCGGTTGGATCATCAGACTCGAGTTGCCGCTCCAACCCCCTCTCTTTCTGGCCTTCATCCCGCCGCCCCATCTCCAGGAGATAGTCGGAATAACCGCCATGAGCGGATGCAGAGTTTGAGTTCAGCTCCACCGCCCGTTGGAATTCTTTGCCCGCACTCGACCAGCTCCAGTCATGCTCATATTGTGTCAGCAAGAGAGCCTTGGCCAAATGAGCTTCTACAAGCGTCTCATCCAGCGCCAACGCCTTCTCAACCTCGACCTTGGCTCTGGGGAGTAGATCCAAGTGCGGGACCTGTGGTGAGCTCAGAGCCTCATAAAACCCCAGATGGGCGCGAGCGTAGCCGGGGTCATCCCGAACCGCTTCCTTGAAATACCCGACGGCTCTTTGGAATGCCTCTTCGCTGGACTTCTCCCGGCCTTTCCGCAATTCCTGATCGATTGATCTACTCAAATAAAAGCGACCTGCAAGATAAGCGTCGTGAGCTTCCGGACTTACCGGCCGCGCGCTGGCCAAAATACCACTTTCCCGCGGCGTCAACGTCACCTGGATCTGCTCGGCGATTGACCGCGCCACTTCCCGTTGCAAGGCCATCACATCTTCAGCGCGGCGCTCGAAGCTTGCTCCCCAGAGATGTTTGTCGGTGGTCCCGTTAATTAACTGGGCGGTGATCCGCACGCGGCCGCCGGATCGCATGACCGTCCCCTCGACCAGCGCATCCGCCCCGAGTTCGCGCGCGATTTCCGGCATGGACTTATCAGTCTTCTTGAACCGCATCACTGAAGTCCGTGAGATCACCTTCAAGGCTGCGATCTGGGAAAGGTCCGTGATCAATTCCTCAGTCATGCCATCGGCGAAGTATTCCTGTGCGGGGTCGCCTGAAAGATTGGTTAACGGCAGCACAGCGATGGACTGGATTCGCTGAGGCGATTCACGGCCTGCCCCAACAGCCTTTAACAATTGCTCCCGCACGCGAGCTACATCCAGGGCGATCAATAACGCCAGGAATAAAACCAGCGCCGCCACCACGGCAAGCCGCCATGTTTGCAGGGTCGGCCGCTTCCGGGAGACTTGCAGGGTAGCTGCCAGCCCCATTGGGAATGCACTCGATGAGAGGACGGGCGCTGACGCGGGGGCACAGTTCTTAAGCGGCTCGGTTCCGTTCCCAGACGGTCGGATCATTTCTACCGTCGCGATGAAACGGTATCCACGCCGGGGCACAGTCTCGACGTAGCGGGGAACATCAGCCGACTCGCCCAGAGCTTCGCGCAGCCGCTTGACAGCGTTGTTAAGCCCGTGGTCGAAGTCTACGAAGGTGTCGGCAGGCCAGATTCTTTGCCGCAGTTCGTCCCGGGTCACAACCTCGCCTGCTCGTTCCAGAAGAATGCGCAAGACCTGAAACGGCTGGTCCTGCAGCCGGATTCTAACTCCCTGCTTACGTAACTCACAGGCGTCGAGATCAGCCTCGAACACGCCGAACCGCGCCGCCCCCGCCGCAGCTCTAGAGTCCGCATTCATGGACTTGGCCACCCTGTTGTTGACGCAAGTCTACCACAGGTTCAACTCGTAAGATATATGACCCTCTAAGTCCCATTTCATCAACCACAAACCTCGTTATGAGCAGGAGCGAAATTAGAGCGTGGCTGGCCATTGACACGTCAATGGTGGCAATGCGAAAAACTGACCAAAGTAAGGCCAATCAGCGTCGAGATATCCGCTGGGGAGGTGCTCGATGAAGGGCAGCGGCCGCTACCACTCAATTTCAATTTGTCTATTGGTTTCCACAGCCGTGCTGTTTTGGCTGTTCTGTCGTCCGCCTGTGGCGGCAGCAGTCGAATTCAGCAATGCGATTAGCTATGCTGCGGGAATTAACCCGGTTGCCATAGTCACAGGCGACTTTAATGGCGACGGCAAGCCGGACCTGGCGGTCGTGAACGCTGGCGACGGGACAACCACCAACCCGGGCAACGTGAGCATCCTGCTCGGCAAGGGCGATGGCACCTTCCAGGCCGCCGTGAACTACCCTGCCGGCCAAAGCCCAAATTCGATTGCGGTCGGCGACTTCAACGGCGACGGCAAGCTCGACTTGGCTGTCGCTAACCAGGGCATCGCGCTTCAAGCAATAGACGGCACCGTCAGCATCCTCTTGGGCAAGGGCGATGGCACGTTCCAGGCCGCCGTAGACTACACTGCGGGAAAGATTCCATACTCAATTGCGGCTGGCGACTTCAATGGTGACGGCAAGCCCGATCTGGCGGTGGTCAATGCCGCTAACTCCCAGACCGCCACGCCCATCGATGGCGATCTGAGTATCTTGCTGGGCATTGGGGACGGAACCTTCCAGCCAGCCGTGGACTATCAGCCCTGCCCGTCGCCGGTGTCGGTCCTCCTTGCCGATCTCAATCACGACGGAAATCTGGACGTGATCGCGCTGGATCAATCAACCGCTGCCCCCTCAGGAGTTTTGCTGGGTAACGGAGATGGCACTTTCCAGTCGCCCCTGCCCTTCAGTGCAGGAGGGCAGGGCGTGCTGGGCGACTTCAATCGCGACGGCAAATTGGACCTGGCGCTCAGGGTGGATCTTCTCCTGGGCAACGGCGATGGTACCTTTCAGCCGGAAGTCACAATCGACCTAGGCGTTTTCTCAACCGTCGCGGTGGCCACCGATATCAATGGGGACGGCAAGCTCGATTTGGTCGGGTGGTACACGGCGTTTTGTTTCGACCGGACGAATTGTACGCCCGGCGTATACCCTGCCATTCTGCTCGGCCGTGGAGACGGGACTTTTTCGCGGCTAACGGACACCTTCCCAGGCGCAATTGTCGGGGTCAAGGCCGCTGCGGATTTTAATGGTGACAACTTACCCGACCTGGTGGGGATTGACGGGAGTTCCGGTAAGGTCAACATCTTACTGAATGCGAGCCCCACATCGACGAAAGTAGACCTCGCGCTCGGAATGTCGCCGTCTAACAACACCCTCGCCGCGGGAACTAATCAGACTTTCAGGATTTCCGTTCTTAACGAAGGACCGATAGATGCCACGGGCGTGACCGTGACGGACATGCTGCCTGCAGAACTCACGTTCGTCTCGGCGAAAGCCAGCCAGGGCAGTTGCCAGGGAACGAGTTCGATTAGCTGCGACCTTGGCTCGCTGCTCTCGCCGGGCTCCGCAATGGTGACAATCACAGCAACCGTCAATGCACCCGGCACAGGCAATACAATCACGAACCAAGCCAGTGTATCAGCAACCGAATCGGATTCAAACCTGGCAAACAATTCCGCCTCTGCCGTTACAAACATTCTGGACTTCCAGATGTCCGTTTCGGCGACCTCTTTGACAGTGGCCGCAGGCGCCTCCGCATCAGCCACAGTCTCGGTCGTGCCGGTTGGCGGATTCAACCAGGCTGCCACGCTCGCCTGTACGGGCGCGCCCAGCAACGCAACATGTGAAATCTCACCCGCTTCGCTGGCCCTGGACGGGTCGGACATGGCTTCGGCAACTCTGACGGTCAAGACGACGGCACGCTCTTCCGCACTGCCATTTGGCGGGACGAAGCCCTTCGTATTCACAAAACCTCTGCTCATCTTCTGGGCAACGTTTTTGATGCTGTTGTTACTGGTGGCGTGCAATGCAAGAGATCCCTGGCGTCGCAGTGCCGCGCGAGGCTTAATGTTCGCCACAGTGGCCCTGCTGGTTGTGACCTGGGCCGCCTGCGGCGGAGGTAATAACACGGTTGGTTCTGGTGGACCGCCGCCGGAAGTTTCAACGCTGACCATCACCGCCACCGCCGGCAGTTTTACACAGAGAGCGACGGTGACGCTCACCATTAAGTGATCTGAGATACAGGAATCGAGTGCTGGCTGACCCACCGTGGCGGGGTCCGCTTGGGAAAGCGGCCGGCGGCGCAGCTTGCCTACGCCAGGGCTTTCTTGACCACTCGCAGCAGGCCTTGCATGGAACGCTCGGTGGTCTGCTGGTGGGTCATGCCGGGGGCCTTGAACTCGCATTCCAGCGACATGGTTCCGTCGTAGTGGGCACGAGCGAGCGCCCGCAACTGGCCCGCGAGATTGATGACGCCCTCGTCGGCAAAGGTTTCGTGGCACTGCTTGCCGCCCGGGCCGCACTGCATCCCTTTCAGGTGGAGGTGCCAGATGCGGCTCTTGTCGAGCGCGTCATAGCCGTCCGGGTATGACACCTCGCCGTGCGTGTAGCCGTTGCCCACGTCCCAGTTGAAGCCCACAATCGAAGCCGGCGTCTTTTTGAGAATCGCGGCGGTTTCGTGCCCGGTTCCGCCGTTGCACGATTCTTCATTCTCAATCACCAGCCGCACGCCTTCCCCGTGGGCCACCTCCGCGGCCTTCGACAGCTCTTCGGAAACGCGCGAATAGATTTTTTCCGGCTCGGATACGCGCCAGAAGGTGAAGCCGCGAACCTTGTCCGTTCCCCAGGCGTGGCAGCGTTCGGCGGCGCGCTTCAGCAGGTCCATCTGGCCCGAGTAAGGATAGGCATCCTTCTGGGCGCTAACAGGTTTTGTTCCCGGCAGCGCGCACTTGTAGAGGGCCGAATCCACCACCGAACATTTGAACTGATACTCGCCGAGCAGTTGCTTCACCCGCCTGATCTCTTCCGGCGTTGCCTCGGTGTTGTATTTTCCCCGAATGGCGCGAATCTCAACCCACGACAGGCCGTAGCCCTTCATGAGCTTCAGGGCGTCACCCAGGTCCGGCGAAAAGCCGTCGCTGATGGCTCCAAGTTTGAACCTGCCGAACGATTGTGCGGGCAGGCCCCAG
This window encodes:
- a CDS encoding transposase — encoded protein: MRTTNAIERCFVEVRRRTRPMVCFVNVESLDRIIYAIFNGINEKSQWKNRTLHLFTQAA
- a CDS encoding OmpA family protein encodes the protein MEPKAAPNRKSARAVLIGFVALLLPALAVAGQQQAAPENTLVRRPIKAVGYEVGGGATRVDLAGTRLMPGANGEARIEAKKGVTDIEVAITGLIRPEQLASEFLTYVLWAASPDGRTMNLGEIQASKAGNGQIKATTQFQTFSLFVTAEPYFAVSRPSELIVLENQPGKSTKGKIFEVKDYPLLERGQYEKLGNPLALSLDLKHVPLEMYEARNSVEIAKSRDAEKYAPEIFTKAESSLKMSENLLARKAGRKQIISQARQTVQFSEDARALAVKRQEAERIEQASQAAAAKARAEAEAKAAAQAAEAKRQADEEAQRQAELAAAREAQLKAETEAIAAKEAAARAQAQVLAEKEAAARQDAERARQVAQALRAQLLDQLNAVLETRDTPRGLVVTMADVLFDTGKYNLRPEARERLARLSGIVSSHPGLVLQVEGHTDSVGSDEFNQKLSEQRAEAVRGYLIGQGLAQNTISAVGLGKAMPIADNSTAEGRQKNRRVEIIVSGEVIGAKIGSSHGQSKPDGQSAP
- a CDS encoding sugar phosphate isomerase/epimerase family protein → MQRRTFLKNSVLAAGAAFCAQGAEAWGLPAQSFGRFKLGAISDGFSPDLGDALKLMKGYGLSWVEIRAIRGKYNTEATPEEIRRVKQLLGEYQFKCSVVDSALYKCALPGTKPVSAQKDAYPYSGQMDLLKRAAERCHAWGTDKVRGFTFWRVSEPEKIYSRVSEELSKAAEVAHGEGVRLVIENEESCNGGTGHETAAILKKTPASIVGFNWDVGNGYTHGEVSYPDGYDALDKSRIWHLHLKGMQCGPGGKQCHETFADEGVINLAGQLRALARAHYDGTMSLECEFKAPGMTHQQTTERSMQGLLRVVKKALA
- a CDS encoding winged helix-turn-helix domain-containing protein, which translates into the protein MNADSRAAAGAARFGVFEADLDACELRKQGVRIRLQDQPFQVLRILLERAGEVVTRDELRQRIWPADTFVDFDHGLNNAVKRLREALGESADVPRYVETVPRRGYRFIATVEMIRPSGNGTEPLKNCAPASAPVLSSSAFPMGLAATLQVSRKRPTLQTWRLAVVAALVLFLALLIALDVARVREQLLKAVGAGRESPQRIQSIAVLPLTNLSGDPAQEYFADGMTEELITDLSQIAALKVISRTSVMRFKKTDKSMPEIARELGADALVEGTVMRSGGRVRITAQLINGTTDKHLWGASFERRAEDVMALQREVARSIAEQIQVTLTPRESGILASARPVSPEAHDAYLAGRFYLSRSIDQELRKGREKSSEEAFQRAVGYFKEAVRDDPGYARAHLGFYEALSSPQVPHLDLLPRAKVEVEKALALDETLVEAHLAKALLLTQYEHDWSWSSAGKEFQRAVELNSNSASAHGGYSDYLLEMGRRDEGQKERGLERQLESDDPTAPNFGSEDQVEQMRDYLDKTKSTDAGWHWYLAKCLEASGRKDDAIREWERTMALSGFPVLADALTDGFANGDFKTALREWVGGLEEEARHRYIPRIVLAMVYVDLGDRDHAFAWLDRAYEERNFLTAYLKQEQAWDPIRSDPRFKDLVRRVGLPP
- a CDS encoding FG-GAP-like repeat-containing protein, whose amino-acid sequence is MKGSGRYHSISICLLVSTAVLFWLFCRPPVAAAVEFSNAISYAAGINPVAIVTGDFNGDGKPDLAVVNAGDGTTTNPGNVSILLGKGDGTFQAAVNYPAGQSPNSIAVGDFNGDGKLDLAVANQGIALQAIDGTVSILLGKGDGTFQAAVDYTAGKIPYSIAAGDFNGDGKPDLAVVNAANSQTATPIDGDLSILLGIGDGTFQPAVDYQPCPSPVSVLLADLNHDGNLDVIALDQSTAAPSGVLLGNGDGTFQSPLPFSAGGQGVLGDFNRDGKLDLALRVDLLLGNGDGTFQPEVTIDLGVFSTVAVATDINGDGKLDLVGWYTAFCFDRTNCTPGVYPAILLGRGDGTFSRLTDTFPGAIVGVKAAADFNGDNLPDLVGIDGSSGKVNILLNASPTSTKVDLALGMSPSNNTLAAGTNQTFRISVLNEGPIDATGVTVTDMLPAELTFVSAKASQGSCQGTSSISCDLGSLLSPGSAMVTITATVNAPGTGNTITNQASVSATESDSNLANNSASAVTNILDFQMSVSATSLTVAAGASASATVSVVPVGGFNQAATLACTGAPSNATCEISPASLALDGSDMASATLTVKTTARSSALPFGGTKPFVFTKPLLIFWATFLMLLLLVACNARDPWRRSAARGLMFATVALLVVTWAACGGGNNTVGSGGPPPEVSTLTITATAGSFTQRATVTLTIK